The nucleotide window GAAACCATAGCCTCTCTCTTCGGCGACCTCAGGGTGAAAACCAGGAACGCCGCCATATCCATTTCCGGCCATTCGGTGATAATAAAAAAGGTAAGCCTTCCCAAGATGTCCGAAAACGAGCTCAGGGAATCCATCCCCTGGGAGCTGGAGCAATACATCCCCCAGAGCATTCACGACGTCAACTACGACTACCAGGTAATGCCGGGCGAAACGCCGGAGGGCAACATCGACGTCCTCATAGTCGCGGCGAAGAAGGACGTTACGAACTCCTACGTCTCCGTGGTGAGAGAGGCGGGGCTCAATCCCGTCGTGGTCGACGTAGACGTCTTCGCTCTCGAAAACATGTACATGGTGAACTACCCCGAATCCGAAGGGCTCGTATCCCTCGTCAACATCGGCGCCTCGGTCACGAATATCAACATCCTCAAGGACGGGGTCTCCGTCTTCACGAGGGACATAACAACCGGCGGCAACATCTACACCGAATGGATAATGAAGGAAACCGACGCCGCCTTCGAAGAGGCCGAGCTTCTGAAGACCTCCATGAAAGACGGCGAGTCTCCCCCCGAGCTCGAAAAGGTCACAGGAGAATTCGTGGACATGATATCCGGCGAGATAAAAAGAACGCTCGACTTCTTCTCGTCCACGCTCTGGACAAGCAAGGTGAACCGGATACTCATAGGCGGCGGATCGTCGGGCGTAGCCGGTCTCAGGGATACACTCTCCGACATAACCGACGCCGCGGTGGATTTCATGAACCCCTTCAGGAACGTCGCCTACGACCCCAACGATTTCGATCCCGAATACATACAGTCGATAGCCCCCAAGATGAGCGTGGCCATGGGGCTCGCTTCGAGGAAGCCGGGGGACAACAAATGATAAGGATCAACCTCATACCGGAACCCGAAAAGCGGGACGTGCGTGGTGTGGGGCAGCTCGTCCTCGGGCTCCTGGTTATAGTTGCGCTGTTCGCTGTGCTGGCTGCGCTCCACGTCATGCAGGGCAGGCGGATAGAAGAGGTGAACCGCAAGATCGCCCGCGCCGAAAAGCGCATCGAGGAGCTCGAAACGATAAAGGAAAAGGTGGACGACTTCAAGGCGAAGAACGAAGAGCTCAACAGGCGTATAGACATAATCAAGGTCCTCGAAAGTAACCGCACCGGGCCTCTCTTCGTCATGGACGCCCTCGCGGAAGCCATACCCAACAAGGCATGGCTCGATGAATTCACCGAAAAAGGGCTTCAGGCGAGGCTCGTCGGAATAGCCGACAACGAATTCACGGTGGCCGATTTCATGAAGTCGCTCGAATCCTCTCCCTACTTCGTATCCGTCGAGCTCGGAGTGATAAAAAAGACCGAGATACGAAAGCTCGACCTCAGGAATTTCATTATCAACGCGAAGCTCGACTACGCCGGTAAAAAGAAAACGGAGGCGGCCGAAACCGGGTCTGTGGCGCCCGAAGCGCCCGACACCGCCAAAAAGGGCCGATAGACGATGGCTTTTTACGACGAAATATCCGAAAGGTTAAGCGAGCAGCCGGTTCACGTAAAGCTCGTTCTCCTTCTTGTAATCGTCGGGGTCGTATCCGCGGCCTACTGGTACTTCTACTGGTCTCCGGGCCGGGAGACGCTCGAGCGCGCCCAAAGGAAGCTCGCCTCCGAGCAAAAGAAGATAAAAGAGTACGAGGCCATAGCCGCCGAGCTCCCCGCCTTCGAAAAGGAGTTCGACAGGCTCGGCAGGGAATTCGAGCTCATATCCTTAAAGCTCCCCAAGGAAAAGGAGATACCGGCCCTCATAGACAGCGTTTATTCCGAGATATCCGGCTCCAGCCTCGATTCCATAATCTTCCAGCCGCAGGGGCAGGTGGCCAGGGAGATATACGCCGAGATACCGATACAGATGGAGGTCATAGGCGGCTATTTCAATCTCGCCGATTTCTTCGACCGCATTTCGAGGCTTCCGAGGATTGTGAACGTGAGGGACCTCGTCCTCTCGCGTACGGACGTAAAGGGAAACAACGTCATACTCAACGCGAAATTCAGCGTCGTAACCTTCAGGCTCCTCCCCCAGCCCGAAACCCCGCCAGCCGGCGAAAAGGGCAAGGGCAAGGCCAGGGGAAAATCGAAGAAGAGAAGTACCAAATAAGAGAAATAACATGAGATT belongs to Thermodesulfobacteriota bacterium and includes:
- the pilM gene encoding type IV pilus assembly protein PilM — encoded protein: MFLSKKELVGLDIGSNSVKLLELKSVKSGYQLKNIGEAILPRDAVVNKIINNYDAVSETIASLFGDLRVKTRNAAISISGHSVIIKKVSLPKMSENELRESIPWELEQYIPQSIHDVNYDYQVMPGETPEGNIDVLIVAAKKDVTNSYVSVVREAGLNPVVVDVDVFALENMYMVNYPESEGLVSLVNIGASVTNINILKDGVSVFTRDITTGGNIYTEWIMKETDAAFEEAELLKTSMKDGESPPELEKVTGEFVDMISGEIKRTLDFFSSTLWTSKVNRILIGGGSSGVAGLRDTLSDITDAAVDFMNPFRNVAYDPNDFDPEYIQSIAPKMSVAMGLASRKPGDNK
- a CDS encoding PilN domain-containing protein yields the protein MIRINLIPEPEKRDVRGVGQLVLGLLVIVALFAVLAALHVMQGRRIEEVNRKIARAEKRIEELETIKEKVDDFKAKNEELNRRIDIIKVLESNRTGPLFVMDALAEAIPNKAWLDEFTEKGLQARLVGIADNEFTVADFMKSLESSPYFVSVELGVIKKTEIRKLDLRNFIINAKLDYAGKKKTEAAETGSVAPEAPDTAKKGR
- the pilO gene encoding type 4a pilus biogenesis protein PilO produces the protein MAFYDEISERLSEQPVHVKLVLLLVIVGVVSAAYWYFYWSPGRETLERAQRKLASEQKKIKEYEAIAAELPAFEKEFDRLGREFELISLKLPKEKEIPALIDSVYSEISGSSLDSIIFQPQGQVAREIYAEIPIQMEVIGGYFNLADFFDRISRLPRIVNVRDLVLSRTDVKGNNVILNAKFSVVTFRLLPQPETPPAGEKGKGKARGKSKKRSTK